The proteins below are encoded in one region of Apteryx mantelli isolate bAptMan1 chromosome 25, bAptMan1.hap1, whole genome shotgun sequence:
- the HIPK1 gene encoding homeodomain-interacting protein kinase 1 isoform X3, producing MKFPRKTDLPAVQRESFICVLCYMAPEIILGLPFCEAIDMWSLGCVIAELFLGWPLYPGASEYDQIRYISQTQGLPAEYLLSAGTKTSRFFNRDPNLGYPLWRLKTPEEHELETGIKSKEARKYIFNCLDDMAQVNMSTDLEGTDMLAEKADRREYIDLLKKMLTIDADKRITPLKTLNHPFVTMTHLLDFPHSNHVKSCFQNMEICKRRVNMYDTVNQIKSPFTTHVAPNTSTNLTMSFNNQLNTVHNQASVLASNSTAAAATLSLANSDVSLLNYQSALYPSSAAPVAGVAQQSVSLQPGTTQICTQTDPFQQTFIVCPPAFQTGLQATTKHSGFPVRMENAVPIVPQAPAAQPLQIQSGVLTQGSCTPLMVATLHPQVATITPQYAVPFTLNCAAGRPALVEQTAAVLQAWPGGTQQILLPSTWQQLPGVALHNSVQPTAVIPETIGGSQQLADWRNAHSHGNQYSALMQQPSLLTNHVTLATTQPLNVGVAHVVRQQQSSNVPAKKNKQPAPNSTKPSSALETVPSQVYSLIGSSPLRSTSSSSNVLVPVQEQHQPIVIPDTPSPPVSVITIRSDTDEEEDSKYKPASLGMKQRSNVISYVTVNDSPDSDSSLNSPYATDPLSSLRSTGGVLELPSRGAADSSSSRTIIVPPLKTQLNDCIVATQASGILSSTSKTKPVASVSGQSSGCCITPTGYRSHRVVTNGVQPLNLSQNQQTTVLASQERSGNAVPRRQQAYVAPLTSTISQAPYTFQHSSPVHPHLAAATANAHLSSQPHMYTYAPTTAATLGSTTSIAHLFSPQGSSRHTTYTAHPSTLVHQVPVSVGPSLLTSANVPPAQYQHQFAPQSYIGASRGSAIYTGYPLSPTKINQYSYL from the exons atTCGTTATATTTCACAAACTCAAGGCCTTCCAGCAGAGTATCTCCTCAGTGCAGGAACGAAAACAAGCAGGTTTTTTAACAGAGACCCAAATTTGGGATATCCACTGTGGAGGCTAAAG ACTCCAGAGGAACATGAGTTGGAGACGGGAATAAAATCAAAAGAAGCTCGGAAATATATATTCAATTGTTTGGATGATATGGCGCAG gtGAATATGTCTACAGACTTAGAAGGGACAGACATGTTGGCAGAGAAGGCTGACCGAAGGGAATATATTGATTTGTTGAAGAAAATGTTGACAATTGATGCAGATAAGAGAATTACTCCGCTGAAGACTTTGAACCATCCATTTGTTACAATGACACATCTACTGGATTTCCCACACAGCAATCA TGTGAAATCCTGCTTTCAGAATATGGAGATCTGCAAACGTAGAGTTAATATGTACGATACAGTGAATCAGATTAAGAGCCCATTCACAACGCATGTTGCTCCTAATACAAGCACAAATCTAACAATGAGCTTTAACAACCAGCTCAATACAGTACACAATCAG gcCAGTGTGTTGGCTTCCAattctactgctgctgctgctactcttTCCCTGGCAAACTCGGACGTCTCGCTGCTAAACTATCAGTCTGCTCTGTATCCATCATCTGCAGCACCAGTTGCAGGAGTGGCACAACAGAGTGTTTCCTTGCAGCCTGGAACCACCCAGATCTGCACACAGACTGACCCATTTCAGCAAACATTCATTGTCTGTCCCCCTGCTTTTCAAA CCGGACTTCAGGCAACTACAAAGCATTCTGGGTTCCCAGTAAGGATGGAGAATGCTGTCCCAATTGTACCACAAGCACCTGCAGCACAGCCACTGCAGATCCAGTCTGGAGTTCTTACAcag GGAAGCTGTACACCACTAATGGTAGCAACTCTTCATCCTCAAGTAGCCACCATCACGCCGCAGTATGCGGTCCCCTTTACTCTGAACTGCGCAGCCGGCCGGCCAGCGCTAGTAGAACAGACGGCTGCAGTACTG caggccTGGCCTGGGGGAACCCAGCAGATATTGCTTCCTTCCacttggcagcagctcccaggggtTGCTCTGCACAACTCTGTTCAGCCAACAGCTGTGATTCCAGAGACGATTGGCGGCAGCCAGCAGTTAGCTGACTGGAG gaatGCACATTCCCATGGAAATCAGTACAGTGCTCTCATGCAACAGCCATCGCTACTGACCAACCATGTGACTTTAGCTACAACACAACCCCTGAATGTTGGTGTTGCTCACGTTGTGAGGCAGCAGCAAAGCAGCAATGTTCCAGCAAAGAAGAACAAACAGCCAGCACCAAACTCAACCAA GCCCAGCTCAGCTCTAGAGACTGTGCCCTCCCAAGTTTACTCGCTCATTGGGAGCAGTCCTCTGcgctccacctcctcctcctccaatgTGCTCGTCCCAGTGCAGGAGCAGCACCAGCCCATTGTGATCCCAGACACTCCAAGCCCCCCTGTCAGTGTCATCACCATTCGCAGCGAcactgatgaggaagaggacagCAAATACAAACCTGCCAG tttgggCATGAAGCAGAGATCCAATGTCATCAGCTACGTTACTGTTAATGACTCCCCCGATTCCGACTCCTCCCTGAACAGCCCCTATGCCACAGACCCACTTTCCTCTCTCAGGAGTACGGGTGGTGTCCTGGAGCTGCCTAGCAGAGGAGCAGCTGATAGCTCCAGCTCTCGGACTATCATTGTGCCACCATTGAAAACACAGCTTAATGACTGCATTGTAGCTACCCAGGCTTCAG GCATCCTGAGCAGCACCAGTAAGACCAAGCCAGTGGCCTCCGTGAGTGGGCAGTCATCAGGATGCTGTATAACGCCTACTGGGTACCGATCGCATCGCGTGGTGACGAATGGTGTGCAGCCTCTCAATCTCAGCCAG AACCAGCAAACAACAGTGCTGGCCTCACAGgagagaagtggaaatgcagtCCCACGTAGGCAGCAAGCTTATGTGGCACCCCTCACATCAACTATTTCTCAGGCTCCCTACACGtttcagcacagcagcccagtgCACCCCCACCTGGCAGCAGCGACAGCAAATGCACATCTGTCCAGCCAGCCACATATGTACACTTATGCTCCGACCACTGCTGCAACACTGGGCTCCACCACGTCCATCGCCCATCTCTTCTCCCCTCAGGGCTCTTCACGGCACACCACGTACACTGCCCACCCTAGCACGCTTGTCCACCAGGTCCCTGTGAGTGTTGGTCCAAGTCTGCTGACCTCTGCAAATGTTCCACCTGCCCAGTACCAACACCAGTTTGCTCCCCAGTCCTATATTGGTGCTTCCAGAGGATCTGCTATTTACACTGGATATCCGCTGAGCCCTACAAAGATCAACCAGTACTCGTACTTGTAG
- the HIPK1 gene encoding homeodomain-interacting protein kinase 1 isoform X4: protein MWSLGCVIAELFLGWPLYPGASEYDQIRYISQTQGLPAEYLLSAGTKTSRFFNRDPNLGYPLWRLKTPEEHELETGIKSKEARKYIFNCLDDMAQVNMSTDLEGTDMLAEKADRREYIDLLKKMLTIDADKRITPLKTLNHPFVTMTHLLDFPHSNHVKSCFQNMEICKRRVNMYDTVNQIKSPFTTHVAPNTSTNLTMSFNNQLNTVHNQASVLASNSTAAAATLSLANSDVSLLNYQSALYPSSAAPVAGVAQQSVSLQPGTTQICTQTDPFQQTFIVCPPAFQTGLQATTKHSGFPVRMENAVPIVPQAPAAQPLQIQSGVLTQGSCTPLMVATLHPQVATITPQYAVPFTLNCAAGRPALVEQTAAVLQAWPGGTQQILLPSTWQQLPGVALHNSVQPTAVIPETIGGSQQLADWRNAHSHGNQYSALMQQPSLLTNHVTLATTQPLNVGVAHVVRQQQSSNVPAKKNKQPAPNSTKPSSALETVPSQVYSLIGSSPLRSTSSSSNVLVPVQEQHQPIVIPDTPSPPVSVITIRSDTDEEEDSKYKPASLGMKQRSNVISYVTVNDSPDSDSSLNSPYATDPLSSLRSTGGVLELPSRGAADSSSSRTIIVPPLKTQLNDCIVATQASGILSSTSKTKPVASVSGQSSGCCITPTGYRSHRVVTNGVQPLNLSQNQQTTVLASQERSGNAVPRRQQAYVAPLTSTISQAPYTFQHSSPVHPHLAAATANAHLSSQPHMYTYAPTTAATLGSTTSIAHLFSPQGSSRHTTYTAHPSTLVHQVPVSVGPSLLTSANVPPAQYQHQFAPQSYIGASRGSAIYTGYPLSPTKINQYSYL, encoded by the exons atTCGTTATATTTCACAAACTCAAGGCCTTCCAGCAGAGTATCTCCTCAGTGCAGGAACGAAAACAAGCAGGTTTTTTAACAGAGACCCAAATTTGGGATATCCACTGTGGAGGCTAAAG ACTCCAGAGGAACATGAGTTGGAGACGGGAATAAAATCAAAAGAAGCTCGGAAATATATATTCAATTGTTTGGATGATATGGCGCAG gtGAATATGTCTACAGACTTAGAAGGGACAGACATGTTGGCAGAGAAGGCTGACCGAAGGGAATATATTGATTTGTTGAAGAAAATGTTGACAATTGATGCAGATAAGAGAATTACTCCGCTGAAGACTTTGAACCATCCATTTGTTACAATGACACATCTACTGGATTTCCCACACAGCAATCA TGTGAAATCCTGCTTTCAGAATATGGAGATCTGCAAACGTAGAGTTAATATGTACGATACAGTGAATCAGATTAAGAGCCCATTCACAACGCATGTTGCTCCTAATACAAGCACAAATCTAACAATGAGCTTTAACAACCAGCTCAATACAGTACACAATCAG gcCAGTGTGTTGGCTTCCAattctactgctgctgctgctactcttTCCCTGGCAAACTCGGACGTCTCGCTGCTAAACTATCAGTCTGCTCTGTATCCATCATCTGCAGCACCAGTTGCAGGAGTGGCACAACAGAGTGTTTCCTTGCAGCCTGGAACCACCCAGATCTGCACACAGACTGACCCATTTCAGCAAACATTCATTGTCTGTCCCCCTGCTTTTCAAA CCGGACTTCAGGCAACTACAAAGCATTCTGGGTTCCCAGTAAGGATGGAGAATGCTGTCCCAATTGTACCACAAGCACCTGCAGCACAGCCACTGCAGATCCAGTCTGGAGTTCTTACAcag GGAAGCTGTACACCACTAATGGTAGCAACTCTTCATCCTCAAGTAGCCACCATCACGCCGCAGTATGCGGTCCCCTTTACTCTGAACTGCGCAGCCGGCCGGCCAGCGCTAGTAGAACAGACGGCTGCAGTACTG caggccTGGCCTGGGGGAACCCAGCAGATATTGCTTCCTTCCacttggcagcagctcccaggggtTGCTCTGCACAACTCTGTTCAGCCAACAGCTGTGATTCCAGAGACGATTGGCGGCAGCCAGCAGTTAGCTGACTGGAG gaatGCACATTCCCATGGAAATCAGTACAGTGCTCTCATGCAACAGCCATCGCTACTGACCAACCATGTGACTTTAGCTACAACACAACCCCTGAATGTTGGTGTTGCTCACGTTGTGAGGCAGCAGCAAAGCAGCAATGTTCCAGCAAAGAAGAACAAACAGCCAGCACCAAACTCAACCAA GCCCAGCTCAGCTCTAGAGACTGTGCCCTCCCAAGTTTACTCGCTCATTGGGAGCAGTCCTCTGcgctccacctcctcctcctccaatgTGCTCGTCCCAGTGCAGGAGCAGCACCAGCCCATTGTGATCCCAGACACTCCAAGCCCCCCTGTCAGTGTCATCACCATTCGCAGCGAcactgatgaggaagaggacagCAAATACAAACCTGCCAG tttgggCATGAAGCAGAGATCCAATGTCATCAGCTACGTTACTGTTAATGACTCCCCCGATTCCGACTCCTCCCTGAACAGCCCCTATGCCACAGACCCACTTTCCTCTCTCAGGAGTACGGGTGGTGTCCTGGAGCTGCCTAGCAGAGGAGCAGCTGATAGCTCCAGCTCTCGGACTATCATTGTGCCACCATTGAAAACACAGCTTAATGACTGCATTGTAGCTACCCAGGCTTCAG GCATCCTGAGCAGCACCAGTAAGACCAAGCCAGTGGCCTCCGTGAGTGGGCAGTCATCAGGATGCTGTATAACGCCTACTGGGTACCGATCGCATCGCGTGGTGACGAATGGTGTGCAGCCTCTCAATCTCAGCCAG AACCAGCAAACAACAGTGCTGGCCTCACAGgagagaagtggaaatgcagtCCCACGTAGGCAGCAAGCTTATGTGGCACCCCTCACATCAACTATTTCTCAGGCTCCCTACACGtttcagcacagcagcccagtgCACCCCCACCTGGCAGCAGCGACAGCAAATGCACATCTGTCCAGCCAGCCACATATGTACACTTATGCTCCGACCACTGCTGCAACACTGGGCTCCACCACGTCCATCGCCCATCTCTTCTCCCCTCAGGGCTCTTCACGGCACACCACGTACACTGCCCACCCTAGCACGCTTGTCCACCAGGTCCCTGTGAGTGTTGGTCCAAGTCTGCTGACCTCTGCAAATGTTCCACCTGCCCAGTACCAACACCAGTTTGCTCCCCAGTCCTATATTGGTGCTTCCAGAGGATCTGCTATTTACACTGGATATCCGCTGAGCCCTACAAAGATCAACCAGTACTCGTACTTGTAG
- the OLFML3 gene encoding olfactomedin-like protein 3 isoform X1, producing MGPWRCLLLLALLPAALRAQQQQFMEYMERRLALLELGLRHTGTLSVPWPPQERISQWHDQSSRYSTELRDFKNQVLGMLETAEKEREALRAEVESAAVRVDRLEREVDYLETQNPAPPCVEVDETLMEKQVATAKQRKNEKYTKLTDCSDTIASVRAMKILKRFGSTSGLWSKDAAGTSEKIYVFDGTANDTVYVFPRMREFTLFSATRKAARIKLPYPWVGTGHLIYDGHLYYIRQQGPFQVIKFNLANKTVVDSSVFPAEEQIPVFGLSSFTYIEVAADEEGLWAIYATKENEKNICLAKLDPASLDIEQMWDTPCPRENAEGAFVVCGTLHVVYNTRLPSRSRVQCVFDVSGTLATEDASLVYFPKRYGSHSSMKYNPRERQIYAWDDGYQIIYRMEMKKKLEV from the exons ATGGGGCCCtggcgctgcctgctgctcctggcgCTCCTGCCCGCGGCCCTGCgcgcccagcagcagcagttcaTGGAGTACATGGAGCGGCGCCTTGCGCTCCTGGAG CTGGGTCTGCGCCACACGGGGACCCTCAGTGTCCCCTGGCCACCCCAGGAGCGGATCTCACAGTGGCACGACCAGAGCAGCCGCTACTCCACGGAGCTGCGGGACTTCAAGAACCAGGTGCTGGGGATGCTGGAGACAGCGGAGAAGGAGCGGGAGGCGCTGCGGGCGGAGGTGGAGAGCGCGGCGGTGCGCGTGGACCGCCTGGAGCGCGAGGTGGACTACCTGGAGACGCAGAACCCCGCGCCACCCTGCGTGGAGGTGGACGAGaccctgatggagaagcaggtgGCCACGGCCAAGCAGCGGAAGAACGAGAAGTACACCAAGCTGACAG ACTGCAGCGACACCATCGCCAGCGTCCGGGCCATGAAGATCCTGAAGCGCTTCGGCAGCACCTCGGGGCTCTGGAGCAAGGACGCGGCGGGCACCTCGGAGAAGATCTACGTCTTCGATGGCACCGCCAATGACACCGTGTACGTCTTCCCCCGCATGCGGGAGTTCACCCTCTTCTCAGCCACCCGCAAGGCTGCCCGCATCAAGCTGCCCTACCCCTGGGTGGGCACCGGGCACCTCATCTATGACGGGCACCTCTACTACATCCGCCAGCAGGGCCCCTTCCAGGTGATCAAGTTCAACCTGGCCAACAAGACGGTGGTGGACAGCTCGGTGTTCCCAGCCGAGGAGCAGATCCCCGTCTTTGGGCTCTCCTCCTTCACCTACATCGAGGTGGCCGCGGACGAGGAGGGGCTCTGGGCCATCTACGCCACCAAGGAGAACGAGAAGAACATCTGCCTAGCCAAGCTGGACCCCGCCTCGCTGGACATCGAGCAGATGTGGGACACGCCGTGCCCGCGGGAGAATGCCGAGGGCGCCTTCGTGGTGTGCGGGACGCTGCACGTGGTCTACAACACCCGGCTGCCCAGCCGCTCCCGCGTCCAGTGCGTCTTTGACGTCAGCGGCACCCTGGCCACCGAGGACGCCTCCCTGGTCTACTTCCCCAAGCGCTATGGCTCCCACTCCAGCATGAAGTACAACCCCCGCGAGAGGCAGATCTACGCCTGGGACGACGGCTACCAGATCATCTACCGCATGGAGATGAAGAAGAAGCTGGAGGTCTga
- the OLFML3 gene encoding olfactomedin-like protein 3 isoform X2, whose amino-acid sequence MGPWRCLLLLALLPAALRAQQQQFMEYMERRLALLEERISQWHDQSSRYSTELRDFKNQVLGMLETAEKEREALRAEVESAAVRVDRLEREVDYLETQNPAPPCVEVDETLMEKQVATAKQRKNEKYTKLTDCSDTIASVRAMKILKRFGSTSGLWSKDAAGTSEKIYVFDGTANDTVYVFPRMREFTLFSATRKAARIKLPYPWVGTGHLIYDGHLYYIRQQGPFQVIKFNLANKTVVDSSVFPAEEQIPVFGLSSFTYIEVAADEEGLWAIYATKENEKNICLAKLDPASLDIEQMWDTPCPRENAEGAFVVCGTLHVVYNTRLPSRSRVQCVFDVSGTLATEDASLVYFPKRYGSHSSMKYNPRERQIYAWDDGYQIIYRMEMKKKLEV is encoded by the exons ATGGGGCCCtggcgctgcctgctgctcctggcgCTCCTGCCCGCGGCCCTGCgcgcccagcagcagcagttcaTGGAGTACATGGAGCGGCGCCTTGCGCTCCTGGAG GAGCGGATCTCACAGTGGCACGACCAGAGCAGCCGCTACTCCACGGAGCTGCGGGACTTCAAGAACCAGGTGCTGGGGATGCTGGAGACAGCGGAGAAGGAGCGGGAGGCGCTGCGGGCGGAGGTGGAGAGCGCGGCGGTGCGCGTGGACCGCCTGGAGCGCGAGGTGGACTACCTGGAGACGCAGAACCCCGCGCCACCCTGCGTGGAGGTGGACGAGaccctgatggagaagcaggtgGCCACGGCCAAGCAGCGGAAGAACGAGAAGTACACCAAGCTGACAG ACTGCAGCGACACCATCGCCAGCGTCCGGGCCATGAAGATCCTGAAGCGCTTCGGCAGCACCTCGGGGCTCTGGAGCAAGGACGCGGCGGGCACCTCGGAGAAGATCTACGTCTTCGATGGCACCGCCAATGACACCGTGTACGTCTTCCCCCGCATGCGGGAGTTCACCCTCTTCTCAGCCACCCGCAAGGCTGCCCGCATCAAGCTGCCCTACCCCTGGGTGGGCACCGGGCACCTCATCTATGACGGGCACCTCTACTACATCCGCCAGCAGGGCCCCTTCCAGGTGATCAAGTTCAACCTGGCCAACAAGACGGTGGTGGACAGCTCGGTGTTCCCAGCCGAGGAGCAGATCCCCGTCTTTGGGCTCTCCTCCTTCACCTACATCGAGGTGGCCGCGGACGAGGAGGGGCTCTGGGCCATCTACGCCACCAAGGAGAACGAGAAGAACATCTGCCTAGCCAAGCTGGACCCCGCCTCGCTGGACATCGAGCAGATGTGGGACACGCCGTGCCCGCGGGAGAATGCCGAGGGCGCCTTCGTGGTGTGCGGGACGCTGCACGTGGTCTACAACACCCGGCTGCCCAGCCGCTCCCGCGTCCAGTGCGTCTTTGACGTCAGCGGCACCCTGGCCACCGAGGACGCCTCCCTGGTCTACTTCCCCAAGCGCTATGGCTCCCACTCCAGCATGAAGTACAACCCCCGCGAGAGGCAGATCTACGCCTGGGACGACGGCTACCAGATCATCTACCGCATGGAGATGAAGAAGAAGCTGGAGGTCTga
- the SYT6 gene encoding synaptotagmin-6 — MSGTKDDSRCQRAVRIVTELCRKKSLPSLDLDSCREFLLLPSDQSLSISEPELSVSLLALVVVVCGLALVAVFLFLFWKLCWVPWRNKAISSNLAILQSEADYSKESMADKLKDMGTISFLEAAVKISHTSPDIPAEVQLSMKDHIMRRTRIQRQTTEPTSSTRHISFKRHLPRQMHVSSVDYGTDAPAVAEQPTSIGRIKPELYKQKPVDSEDSKKEAAKTCGKINFTLKYDYENETLTVRILRAFDLPAKDFCGSSDPYVKIYLLPDRKRKFQTRVHRKTLNPTFDESFHFPVPHEELASRKLHLSVFDFDRFSRHDMIGEVILENLFEASDLSRETSIWKDIQYATTESVDLGEIMFSLCYLPAAGRLTLTVIKCRNLKAMDITGYSDPYVKVSLLCDGRRLKKKKTTIKKNTLNPTYNEAIIFDIPPENMDQVSLLISVMDYDRVGHNEIIGVCRAGAAAEGLGRDHWNEMLAYPRKPIAHWHPLAEVKKSFKEWHGRAASTDSQGSCPSPKPPPSP; from the exons AGCTCTCCGTCAGCCTCCTTGCGCTGGTAGTTGTTGTGTGTGGACTCGCCCTGGTGgcagtttttctctttctcttttggaAGCTGTGCTGGGTTCCCTGGAGGAACAAGGCCATTTCTTCTAACCTGGCCATCTTGCAGAGCGAGGCAGACTACAGTAAGGAGAGCATGGCAGACAAGCTCAAGGACATGGGCACCATAAGTTTCTTGGAGGCCGCTGTAAAGATCAGCCACACATCCCCAGACATACCGGCTGAGGTCCAGCTGTCCATGAAGGACCACATCATGCGGCGTACGCGGATACAGCGGCAAACCACGGAGCCCACCTCTTCCACCAG GCACATCTCTTTCAAGAGGCACCTTCCTCGGCAAATGCATGTGTCCAGCGTGGACTATGGCACAGATGCTCCTGCTGTGGCGGAGCAGCCAACCAGCATTGGTCGCATAAAACCTGAACTCTATAAGCAAAAACCTGTGGACTCTGAGGACTccaaaaaagaggcagcaaaaaCCTGTGGGAAAATTAACTTCACTCTCAAGTACGACTATGAGAATGAGACACTGACTGTCCGAATTCTCAGGGCTTTTGATCTGCCAGCCAAAGATTTCTGTGGCAGTTCAGATCCCTACGTGAAGATCTACCTCCTGCCCGACAGAAAGCGCAAGTTCCAGACGCGCGTCCACAGGAAGACTCTGAACCCCACCTTCGATGAGTCCTTCCACTTCCCCGTGCCCCACGAGGAGCTGGCTAGCAGGAAGCTCCACCTGAGTGTCTTTGACTTTGATCGGTTCTCCAGGCACGACATGATCGGAGAAGTTATCTTGGAGAACCTGTTTGAGGCCTCTGACCTGTCCCGGGAGACGTCCATCTGGAAGGACATTCAGTACGCCACGACT GAAAGCGTGGACTTGGGCGAGATCATGTTTTCCCTTTGCTATTTGCCAGCTGCGGGTCGGCTCACCTTGACGGTCATTAAGTGCAGGAATCTCAAGGCGATGGATATCACCGGTTACTCAG aTCCGTATGTCAAAGTGTCTTTGCTCTGCGATGGGCGaagactgaaaaagaagaaaaccaccATAAAGAAAAACACACTAAATCCCACCTACAACGAAGCAATAATCTTTGACATCCCTCCGGAGAACATGGATCAAGTCAGTCTACTTATATCCGTCATGGACTACGATCG TGTGGGCCACAACGAGATCATCGGGGTGTGCCGTGCGGGGGCTGCCGCGGAGGGGCTGGGCCGGGACCACTGGAACGAGATGCTGGCCTACCCGCGCAAGCCCATCGCCCACTGGCACCCACTGGCAGAGGTGAAGAAGTCTTTCAAGGAG TGGCACGGCCGGGCAGCGAGCACCGACAGCCagggctcctgcccctctcccaagccaccacCCTCGCCGTGA